A segment of the Allosaccharopolyspora coralli genome:
CGAGGCGCCGGGAGAGCCCGGAGGCGAACCGCCCCACGTCGACGGCCACGGTGGTGCGCAGGTCCCGCTGCCGCCCCATGCGGCGCACCGGCCCGCCCGGGCCGGGGACGACGCGCCACTGCTGGTCCGAGGTCGGCCGGCCCCGTCGCCTGGTCTCCGCCATCGGTGGCTCCCCCTTTCCGACGACGGCATCGCCGTGCGCCGGACGGGAACCCCGCCACGTTCAGGGAGTCACTCGTCCGCCAACCGCCGTCGTCTCCCCAGTGTGGTTCGTCTGCGACGAATCAGCGCGACGACGGCCAGCGCCAGACCTGCGAAGATCGCGAACAGGCCGACCCATCCGTGCTCGGTCGGGAGCTGGTGGGCGTCCGCGAGGACGACCGGCAACAACATCGGTGACACTGGTCTCTCGCCTCTCTCCCTCCCACGTGGATGCCGAGGTCGACGGCGGTGCGAAGATCCGATGCCGGCAGCGACGGCGATCGTCCGGTCGGATCTGCGACCACGGGCCCGACGGTGCGCCGCTGATCGCCTTCCACTTCGGACGCCACGCCGAAACATCACACGTTCGTGTTGCGTCCTCACCGATGACACGCACAGACACCGGATCGCGTTGCCGGCGTAGTCGATCGCGCGCAGTACCACGGCGCAGACAGCAGGGCGTCCCGCGACTGTCCCAGCCGGAGGGGATCAGTCCTCGAACCACGACGCCGGGGACACCGACCCCGAAGTCGGCATCCCCGGCGGGAGGGAAAAAGGGAACGGCGGTGCCCGTGGACTCTGTCTCGGCACGAGCACCGCCGTGATCACGGCAGCGTCACTCAGGTTTTGGAACTGGCTTGTGTGCCCGCAGGGCACGGTCATACGTGCCCAGCCGGGGCACGGTGAGGGGCTCCGGCGTTTCAGTTCGTGCCTCGCAAGGCAGGGGTTCTCGCCGCGTACGCGTGGTACTCAAGAGGACCCCAACGCCGCTAGGCGCGAACTGGGGCGGCGGTACCGCACCACCCGCACAATTCCACAATGCCTTTCAGCTCAGACCGCGAGCTGCTGCCCCGGGAAGATCAGGTTCCGGTCCTGCAGCTGGTCCGAGTTCTGCTCGAACAACTGCTGCGGGCTCGTGCCCTGCTGCGCGGCGATGGTGCCGAGCGTGTCGCCGGGACGGACGGTGTACTCACCGCCGCCGGAGGGCGCCTGCTCGGACTGTCCGCCCGCCGAGGCCTCACCGGAGGATTCCGAGCCGGACGTCTGGGCCGATCCGGAACCCCCGGCCGCGGGGTCCTGGTTCTCCAAACCGCCCTTCGTGAGGCCGGCTTCCTTGGAGCACACCGGCCACGCGCCCGGGCCCTGCTCCTGGAGCACGCGCTCGGCCACGGCGATCTGCTGTTCGCGGGTGGCGGCCTTCGCGTTGGAGGCGTATTCGGTGCCGCCGAAACCGCTCCAGGTCGAGGAGCTGAACTGCAGGCCACCGGTGTAGCCGTTCCCGGTGTCGATGTGCCAGTCACCGCCGCTCTCGCACTCCGCCACCTGGTCCCAGGTGTCCATCGAGGCCGCGTTCGCCGGAGCGGCGAATGCGAACGGTGCGGCGACCACGGCACCGGTCAGGGCGGTGCCGGTGAGCACGGAACGGGTGCTGCGCCGACGCGCGGAAATCCTGCGGTGCTTGCCGAACTGTCGAGACATGACGAGGTCTCCTTCAGCGCCGACGACCGTCTCGGCCGACCCGCCCGTCGTTGCTCCGTCGGGGTTCCGGGAGCCCGGCCCGGGCGGGGCGGCGCGGCCGGGCTCCTCGTGGTTCGCCGGTTCGGGGGGGACCGGCTGACGGAAACGCTAAGTAGTCACGAAGTTGATATCAAACCGTGTCTTCATGGCTCTTGTCACAGAAACAAAACCAAGATCGTCTGCGACGTGATCGTCCATGCTGGGCAGGAAACCGATCGTCGGCGTCAGGCCCTCTCGAGATCGGGCACCGGCCGGTACCCCGGTTCCGGACATTTCAGACGCGTGGCGCCGGGGCGACTCGCTAGGCGTGGGTCGCGATCGCCGGGTTCGCTCGTGCCGCGTCCTCGGTGGCGCCGCAGCGCCAGTAGCCGAGGAACGTGATGCGCCTTCGGTCCACGCCGAACTCGTCGACCAACGTGCGCCGCACCGAGGTGACCGTTCTCGATTCGCCCGCGATCCAGACGTACGGGTCCGCGAGGTCGAGCGCCCGGACCTCGCGCAGCAGCACCTCTCCGCGCGGCCGATCCCCTCGCGCGAGCCATCGAATCTCGCCGGAGACGCCGGAGCGCAGATAGTGCGTGTCGACGACCTCCGGTACCTCGACCAGCGCGCGGACGCGCACGTCGGCGGGCACTTCGTCGAGGATGCTGGCCATCGCGGGCAGCGCCGTCTCGTCGCCGACCAGCACGACGTCGTCGACGACCCGCTCGGTCCGGAACTCCACTCCGGACAACCGTTCGGGGTGGGGATGGTCGACATGCGGAACGAACACCGCGAGACGATCACCGGGTCGCGCGTACCGGGCGAACGACGAGCCCGGACCGGCGTCGCCGTGCAGCACGACGTCCACGTCGAACTCGCGCTGCTGCGGCCGGTGGGCGCGCACCGTGTAGGTCCGCACGTGCGGACGCTGCTCCTCCGGCATCAGCCGCAGCGCCGGGTAACCGCGGTCGGCAGGCAGGACCGGTTCGTCCTGCCCCGACCGCGGAAACAGCAGCTTGATGCGCTGGTCGAGGCCGCCGTTGGTCATCCACGCGAGCTCCTCGCCTCCGAGGGTCAGCCGGACCATGTCCGGGGCGGGCTTGCGGACTGCGGTCACGGTCGCACGCAGAATCGCGAAAGCGGGGGCTGCGTCGGTACGCGCCGCGGGAGCGGACTCCCGGTGTGCGGGCGCCGTGGTCGTCGTGCGCATGCATGAGCTCCGTGGACGGCTTCGTCTCGGTCGGGCCGAATCGTATCCGGCAAGCTAAGCCTAGCCTTAGTCACCGCGCCCGGTGCACCCCCCGCCGCCACTCAAAAGTGAGACCGCCGTCACTCATCAAGAGTGGTGGGGTGGGGCTGCGGGGAGGACACGGTGCGCCGACTGTTTCCCCGCCTACGCGGATCGCCCACAGGCCCTCCTACCCACACAACAGGGGCAGGGTGAGGCAAGTCGGTCCTCCGTCGCCCTTCAGCGAGATCTCCGACCCGTCGTAGGTGTGCACCACACAGCCGCGTTCCCGCAAGGCCGCCTCGGTGCGCGGGTTGCCCTGGAGCATGACGACCTCGCGGGGCCGGACAGCGAGCACGTTGCACGCCATTGCCCGGTACTCCTCGTCGTCGACCGCGACGAGCTCCACGCCTCGCTCACGCAGCAGCTGCAGAAGCCGGACCGGCGCCAACGGCGGGTACACCACGGCCAGGTCCGGTGCGACCGGGGAGAGCACCGACATCAGGTGCAGGACGTGCTCTGGTCCGCGATCGTGCGGAAGGTCGACGGCCTCCACTCGCGCACCTTCGTCGGCCAGTAGTGCGGACAGCTGCCGGATGCCTTCGTCGTTGGTGCGGTAACTGCGCCCGACGAGCAGGGTGTTCTCGTCCAGCCACACCATGTCCCCGCCTTCGGCACGTGCCGCACCGCTCAACCGGCCGAGTACGGGAATCCCGTTCGCGGCGAACCAGGAACCGAGCAACTCGGGTTCACCGCGCCGGGACGACTTGCCCATGTCGAACAGGATTGCTCCGCCGGAGGTGACCATCGCCGGGTCGCGCACGTAACAGGCGTCGACCAACCCGTCGGCGGGTTCGGCGACCTCGACGACGCACCCGGCAGCAGCCAACACCTCGACGAATCGAGAGTGTTGGTCCGCGAGCAGGGCGGGGTCCGGCGAACGCCACTGCGCAGCCGTGAAGTCTCCGCTCACGGCCGGCCTGCGCAGCAGCACCCGTCGCAGGGGCGCGGTCGTCGAACGGACACCGAAGGTGGCGGACTCAGTGGAAGACATGCCCGGCAACCTAGAAATCGCCGGGCACACCGTCAACCGCCGATCCCACCGGCCGGTTCGACGCGCGTGTCGAACCGGCGCCCGCTTCCTCACCCCGTCAGGCGTTCTCCGGTCCGGACGGAGAACACGTGTTCCTGCCCCTCCTGCACTCGGAAGGTGACGCGTTGTCCGGTCCGCGGGACCGCACGAGGGTCGACCCGCGCGACGATCTCGCGGCTGCCACCCGCTTCGACGTCGACCGAGCAGTACGCGTACGCGTCGGCGCCGAGTTCTTCCACGAGGTCGACGGTCGCCTCGAACACGCCGGGTTCGCCGGAGACGGCCTGCTCCAACGCCTGGGGCCGGAAACCGAGCGTCACCGTCGTCTCGTCGCCTGCTGATCGGAGCACCTCACGACGCACCGGGACGACGGCCCCGCCGAACTCGACGCCGCCGTCGGTCACCGAGCAGTCGGTGAGGTTCATCGCGGGCGATCCGATGAATCCCGCGACGAACGCGTTCGCCGGAGTCTCGTAGAGCTCGCGCGGGCTCGCGCACTGCTGGAGAATCCCCGCGTCCAGCACGGCCACCCGGTCGCCCATCGTCATGGCCTCGACCTGGTCGTGCGTGACGTAGACGGTGGTGACCCCGAGACGCCGTTGCAGCGCGGCGATCTGCGTCCGGGTGGACACGCGTAGCTTCGCGTCCAAGTTGGACAGGGGTTCGTCCATGAGGAACACCTGCGGCTCACGGACGATGGCCCGCCCCATCGCGACCCGCTGGCGCTGACCGCCGGAGAGCACCTTGGGTTTGCGGTCCAGGTACTCCTCGAGGTCGAGCAGCACGGCCGCTTCCTGCACGCGCGTCGCGATGCGTTCCTTGGACTCCCCTGCGATCTTCAGCGCGAAGCCCATGTTCTGTCCCACCGTCATGTGCGGGTACAGAGCATAGTTCTGGAACACCATCGCGATGTCCCGGTCCTTGGGCGTGAGGTCCGTGACGTCGTGGCCGCCGATGGTGATGGCGCCGTCGTCGACGTCCTCCAGCCCCGCCAGCATCCGCAGGCTCGTGGACTTGCCGCAGCCGGACGGGCCGACGAGGACGAGAAACTCGCCGTCGACCACGTCGAGGTCGAGCGCGTCCACCGCGGGCCGGTCGGTTCCGGGGTACCGCCGGGTGGTCTTGTCGAAGGTGATCGTCGCCATGACTCACCCTCCGTTCTGGTCGCTTCGGATGGAGTTCACGGGTCTCACGCCGCCAGCCAGACAGCGGTCTCGGGCGGCAGGGCCGCCCGGTCGAGCGGACCGCTCTGGTGCAGGATCTCGCTGTGCTCCGGCAGTGCGTACGGCTCGGCCGAGAGGTTCACCACGCACACGAATCCCGGCTCGCGGGCGAAGGCCAACACGCCGTCCGGCGCGTCGAGCCACCGCAGGGTGCCCGCACCGAGCGCCGGGAGCTGACGCCGCAGCCACAGTGCACGCCGATAGAGCTCGAGCATCGAGCGGGAGTCGCCCTCCTGGTCCTCGACCGTGTGGTCCTTCCAGTGCTCCGGCTGCGGCAGCCACGGCTCGCGGGACCCGTCGGGGCTGAAGCCGAACGGGGTGACCTCGCCGGACCACGGGATCGGCACCCGACACCCGTCACGGCCACGAACCGTGTTGCCGGACCGTTCCCAGGTCGGATCCTGAAGCACGTTCTCGGGCAGGTCCTCCACTTCGGACAGACCGAGTTCCTCGCCCTGGTAGATGTAGGCGCCTCCGGGCAACGCCAACGTGAGCAGCGCGGCGGCGCGGCTCCTGCGCAGGCCCAGCTCGACGTCCAGCCGGCCGTTCGGCTGGTACTGCTCCCCCGGCTTCCAGTCCTGCGCGGGCCGTCCGTAGCGGCTCAGGTGGCGGGTGACGTCGTGGTTCGACAGCACCCAGGTGGCCGGAGCACCCACCGCGTTCAAGGCCGCCGTCGTCCGGTCGATCGACTTGCGCATTTCCCCTGCGTCCCACGGAGTCTGAAGGAAATCGAAGTTGAACGCCGTGTGCAGACCGCCGGGTGCCACGTACCGTGCCAGCCGCTCCGGGGTTTCCGCCCACGCCTCGGCGACGAACGTGCGATCACCGTCGTAGGAGTCCGCGATCTCCCGCCAGCGCCGGTAGATCTCGTGCACCTCGTCCCGGTCCCAGTGCGGATGGGAGCCGTCACCGACCCGCACGTGTTCCGGAACGTCCGGCAGCTCCGGATCCTTGATCAGTCCGTGCGCGACGTCGATGCGGAACCCGTCGATGCCACGGTCGAACCAGAACCGCAGCACATCCTCGAACTCCCGCCGGACCTCCGGGTGCTGCCAGTTCAGGTCGGGCTGCTCGGGCGCGAACAGGTGCAGGTACCACTGCCCCGGCGCGCCGTCCGGCTCCGTGACGCGCGTCCACGCGTCGCCGCCGAACACCGCCTGCCAGTTGTTCGGCGGCAGTTCACCGTGCTCGCCCCGCCCCTCGCGGAACAGGTAGCGCTCCCGTTGCGGGCTGCCCCGCCCCGCCGCGAGCGCTTCCTGGAACCAGCGATGCTGATCGGAGGTGTGGTTCGGCACCAGGTCCGGGATCACCCGCAGGCCGTGCTCGTGTGCCTCGGCGACAAGCCGTTCCGCCTCGGCCACAGTGCCGAACATCGGGTCGATCTCCCGGAAATCCGCGACGTCGTAGCCCGCGTCGGCCATCGGGGACAGATACCACGGGTTGATCCAGAGCGCGTCGACGCCGAGGTCGCGCAGGTACGGCAGCTTCGCCCGGATTCCCGCGATGTCCCCGACGCCGT
Coding sequences within it:
- a CDS encoding siderophore-interacting protein, whose protein sequence is MRTTTTAPAHRESAPAARTDAAPAFAILRATVTAVRKPAPDMVRLTLGGEELAWMTNGGLDQRIKLLFPRSGQDEPVLPADRGYPALRLMPEEQRPHVRTYTVRAHRPQQREFDVDVVLHGDAGPGSSFARYARPGDRLAVFVPHVDHPHPERLSGVEFRTERVVDDVVLVGDETALPAMASILDEVPADVRVRALVEVPEVVDTHYLRSGVSGEIRWLARGDRPRGEVLLREVRALDLADPYVWIAGESRTVTSVRRTLVDEFGVDRRRITFLGYWRCGATEDAARANPAIATHA
- a CDS encoding glycoside hydrolase family 13 protein, giving the protein MTENVLSPATSTRAAAWWRDAAIYQVYIRSFADGNGDGVGDIAGIRAKLPYLRDLGVDALWINPWYLSPMADAGYDVADFREIDPMFGTVAEAERLVAEAHEHGLRVIPDLVPNHTSDQHRWFQEALAAGRGSPQRERYLFREGRGEHGELPPNNWQAVFGGDAWTRVTEPDGAPGQWYLHLFAPEQPDLNWQHPEVRREFEDVLRFWFDRGIDGFRIDVAHGLIKDPELPDVPEHVRVGDGSHPHWDRDEVHEIYRRWREIADSYDGDRTFVAEAWAETPERLARYVAPGGLHTAFNFDFLQTPWDAGEMRKSIDRTTAALNAVGAPATWVLSNHDVTRHLSRYGRPAQDWKPGEQYQPNGRLDVELGLRRSRAAALLTLALPGGAYIYQGEELGLSEVEDLPENVLQDPTWERSGNTVRGRDGCRVPIPWSGEVTPFGFSPDGSREPWLPQPEHWKDHTVEDQEGDSRSMLELYRRALWLRRQLPALGAGTLRWLDAPDGVLAFAREPGFVCVVNLSAEPYALPEHSEILHQSGPLDRAALPPETAVWLAA
- a CDS encoding ABC transporter ATP-binding protein translates to MATITFDKTTRRYPGTDRPAVDALDLDVVDGEFLVLVGPSGCGKSTSLRMLAGLEDVDDGAITIGGHDVTDLTPKDRDIAMVFQNYALYPHMTVGQNMGFALKIAGESKERIATRVQEAAVLLDLEEYLDRKPKVLSGGQRQRVAMGRAIVREPQVFLMDEPLSNLDAKLRVSTRTQIAALQRRLGVTTVYVTHDQVEAMTMGDRVAVLDAGILQQCASPRELYETPANAFVAGFIGSPAMNLTDCSVTDGGVEFGGAVVPVRREVLRSAGDETTVTLGFRPQALEQAVSGEPGVFEATVDLVEELGADAYAYCSVDVEAGGSREIVARVDPRAVPRTGQRVTFRVQEGQEHVFSVRTGERLTG
- a CDS encoding dimethylarginine dimethylaminohydrolase family protein is translated as MSSTESATFGVRSTTAPLRRVLLRRPAVSGDFTAAQWRSPDPALLADQHSRFVEVLAAAGCVVEVAEPADGLVDACYVRDPAMVTSGGAILFDMGKSSRRGEPELLGSWFAANGIPVLGRLSGAARAEGGDMVWLDENTLLVGRSYRTNDEGIRQLSALLADEGARVEAVDLPHDRGPEHVLHLMSVLSPVAPDLAVVYPPLAPVRLLQLLRERGVELVAVDDEEYRAMACNVLAVRPREVVMLQGNPRTEAALRERGCVVHTYDGSEISLKGDGGPTCLTLPLLCG
- a CDS encoding LysM peptidoglycan-binding domain-containing protein, which translates into the protein MSRQFGKHRRISARRRSTRSVLTGTALTGAVVAAPFAFAAPANAASMDTWDQVAECESGGDWHIDTGNGYTGGLQFSSSTWSGFGGTEYASNAKAATREQQIAVAERVLQEQGPGAWPVCSKEAGLTKGGLENQDPAAGGSGSAQTSGSESSGEASAGGQSEQAPSGGGEYTVRPGDTLGTIAAQQGTSPQQLFEQNSDQLQDRNLIFPGQQLAV